One region of Triticum aestivum cultivar Chinese Spring chromosome 6B, IWGSC CS RefSeq v2.1, whole genome shotgun sequence genomic DNA includes:
- the LOC123133472 gene encoding histone H4: protein MSGRGKGGKGLGKGGAKRHRKVLRDNIQGITKPAIRRLARRGGVKRISGLIYEETRGVLKIFLENVIRDAVTYTEHARRKTVTAMDVVYALKRQGRTLYGFGG from the coding sequence ATGTCGGGTCGCGGCAAGGGAGGGAAGGGGCTGGGCAAGGGCGGTGCCAAGCGCCACCGAAAGGTGCTACGTGACAACATCCagggcatcaccaagccggcgataCGCCGTCTGGCTCGGAGGGGCGGCGTGAAGCGCATCTCGgggctcatctacgaggagacccgcggcgtgctcaagatcttcctcgagaacgTCATCCGCGACGCCGTCACCTACACCGAGCACGCTCGCCGCAAGACCGTCACCGCCATGGACGTCGTCTACGCCCTCAAGCGACAGGGACGCACCCTCTACGGATTCGGCGGCTAG